The Candidatus Thorarchaeota archaeon genome includes a window with the following:
- a CDS encoding 30S ribosomal protein S7, which yields MSEETTTETEEQEKHAPPRLLLFGKWDSTRVQVGDIGLRRYISLKPVLIPHSAGRHAGKRFHKSDVPIVERYINKLMNAGKRKAKKTRTGRWAGKKARMIYAVRRAFNMINFKTDKNPIQILVTAIENAAPAEETTRISYGGMAYPRSVDVAPQRRIDLALKYLAVGSVRAAHKNPKSLEECIVDELMAAFNNDTRSYAISRKEERERVARSAR from the coding sequence ATGTCAGAAGAAACAACAACTGAAACTGAAGAACAAGAAAAACACGCACCACCGAGACTTCTGCTTTTCGGCAAATGGGATTCCACTAGGGTTCAAGTTGGCGATATCGGTTTGAGAAGATACATTTCTTTGAAACCCGTTTTGATTCCTCACTCAGCAGGACGACATGCTGGTAAGAGATTCCACAAATCAGATGTTCCCATCGTTGAACGTTATATCAATAAATTGATGAATGCAGGCAAGCGGAAAGCGAAGAAAACTAGGACAGGACGCTGGGCGGGTAAGAAGGCTAGGATGATATATGCCGTTCGACGCGCGTTCAATATGATTAATTTCAAGACCGATAAAAACCCCATACAAATTCTTGTAACTGCGATAGAAAACGCAGCTCCAGCTGAGGAAACCACTCGGATTTCATATGGTGGCATGGCATATCCCCGTTCAGTTGATGTCGCACCTCAGCGAAGAATCGATTTAGCTCTGAAGTATTTGGCAGTAGGCTCTGTCCGAGCCGCTCACAAGAATCCGAAATCTCTCGAAGAATGCATTGTCGATGAGCTCATGGCTGCCTTCAACAATGATACGCGAAGCTATGCCATTTCTCGAAAGGAAGAGCGTGAGCGCGTAGCCCGATCTGCTCGTTAA
- a CDS encoding 30S ribosomal protein S12, translating to MTGKKSPMGEFAARDLKRKRKKFRWKKASVKRKLLNLKEKTDPLEGAPQANGIVLEKVGIESKQPNSAIRKAVRIQLSKNGKQITAFIPGDGGLKYIDEHDMVLVEGIGGAMGGAMGDLPGVRWKVVKVNGVALESLIYGKAEKPIR from the coding sequence TTGACCGGAAAGAAAAGCCCGATGGGTGAATTCGCAGCAAGAGACCTGAAAAGGAAACGTAAGAAATTCCGCTGGAAAAAAGCCAGTGTAAAACGGAAGCTTCTCAATTTGAAAGAGAAGACTGATCCCTTGGAAGGGGCACCCCAAGCCAATGGTATCGTACTTGAGAAAGTGGGAATCGAATCCAAACAACCCAACTCAGCTATTCGAAAGGCTGTAAGGATTCAACTCTCCAAGAATGGGAAACAAATCACCGCTTTTATTCCTGGTGACGGTGGACTGAAGTATATCGATGAACACGATATGGTGCTAGTAGAAGGAATAGGTGGGGCAATGGGCGGTGCTATGGGTGACTTGCCTGGAGTGCGGTGGAAAGTCGTGAAAGTCAATGGTGTAGCCTTGGAATCATTGATCTACGGTAAAGCCGAGAAACCAATTCGGTAG
- a CDS encoding NusA-like transcription termination signal-binding factor, whose amino-acid sequence MDDMALIAKFEQITGAPATDVIAEEDRLIFVVSGKHLGKAIGPRGSHVKKAAEIFDKEIDIVEDADNPEDFVKNALSPARVDEVNIREQKNGRKVASVKVNDKDRGIAIGKQGRNVARARILAQRHFDVDQVVID is encoded by the coding sequence ATGGATGATATGGCTCTTATTGCCAAATTTGAACAAATCACCGGTGCTCCTGCAACTGATGTAATTGCCGAAGAGGATCGTCTCATTTTTGTTGTGAGTGGAAAACACTTGGGCAAGGCAATCGGTCCCCGAGGCTCTCATGTGAAAAAAGCTGCTGAAATCTTTGATAAGGAAATCGACATAGTCGAGGATGCAGATAATCCAGAAGACTTCGTGAAGAATGCATTGTCCCCAGCACGTGTTGATGAAGTAAACATCAGGGAGCAGAAGAACGGTCGCAAGGTTGCCTCGGTGAAAGTTAATGACAAAGACCGCGGTATTGCTATTGGCAAACAAGGGCGCAATGTGGCACGAGCCCGGATTCTCGCACAACGCCACTTTGATGTGGACCAAGTTGTAATAGATTGA
- a CDS encoding 50S ribosomal protein L30e, producing the protein MVSLEQPIASAANTGECRIGAKSSIRAIKMGEAKLVVVAANAPIDVLEDVEYYAKMGNVSTKRFEGTSWDLGEVIGKPFMVAAIAVIEPGDSNILELA; encoded by the coding sequence ATAGTGAGTCTAGAACAGCCGATTGCTAGTGCAGCGAATACTGGCGAATGTCGTATTGGTGCTAAGTCATCAATCCGTGCAATAAAGATGGGAGAGGCCAAACTAGTTGTAGTTGCTGCCAACGCTCCAATTGATGTACTGGAAGATGTTGAGTACTATGCCAAAATGGGGAATGTCTCCACTAAGAGATTTGAAGGCACCTCTTGGGATTTGGGTGAAGTCATAGGCAAACCATTCATGGTTGCCGCAATAGCGGTCATTGAACCCGGTGATTCAAATATCCTCGAATTGGCGTGA
- the rpoA2 gene encoding DNA-directed RNA polymerase subunit A'' yields MTEDNMSKHMEKRLQKIKDNRRLPPKIINQLEDRFEKLDVSDDEFDQICDNVIHSYERSIVEPGEAVGTVAAQSIGEPGTQMTLRTFHYAGVAELSVTQGLPRLIEIVDARRNPSTPTMTIHLDPSIAADRSEAKKIAQQIEMVLVESVASNVSIDLLRQAIDIRLDPELMEDKDLTVEAVGEAIENDIKRKGEVETGKNTIFVYPTSDDLADLQRLSEKIREVRVKGIDDVTHVVIRKDGGEYVLYTEGTNLEDALAIEGVDPNRIHTNHLREILEVLGIEATRNGIIKEALAVLDEQGMDVDVRHIILVADMMTHSGEIQQIGRHGISGQKHSTLARAAFEVTIKHLLGAGIAGTRDPLDGITENVILGQLIPLGTGSIDLLMNPQASNS; encoded by the coding sequence ATGACAGAAGACAATATGTCCAAGCATATGGAAAAGCGCCTGCAAAAAATCAAGGATAACCGGCGATTACCGCCGAAGATTATTAACCAACTTGAAGATAGGTTCGAAAAGTTGGATGTAAGCGATGACGAATTCGATCAGATTTGCGATAACGTCATACACTCTTATGAACGATCTATTGTTGAACCTGGTGAAGCTGTGGGAACTGTTGCAGCTCAGAGTATCGGCGAGCCGGGGACGCAGATGACATTGCGTACTTTTCACTATGCAGGCGTTGCAGAACTAAGCGTTACGCAAGGTCTTCCGCGTCTTATCGAGATTGTTGATGCACGCAGAAACCCGAGCACTCCCACAATGACCATCCACTTGGACCCTTCTATTGCAGCTGATCGTTCAGAGGCCAAGAAGATTGCACAACAGATTGAGATGGTACTCGTAGAGAGCGTAGCTAGTAATGTTTCTATCGATCTTCTTAGACAGGCTATTGACATACGGCTTGACCCCGAACTCATGGAAGACAAAGACCTAACTGTGGAAGCAGTGGGTGAAGCAATCGAGAATGACATTAAGAGAAAGGGCGAAGTTGAAACTGGCAAAAACACCATTTTCGTTTACCCTACTAGTGATGATCTTGCCGATCTCCAGCGACTCAGTGAAAAGATACGCGAGGTTAGAGTGAAGGGTATTGATGATGTAACACATGTGGTTATTCGAAAGGACGGTGGGGAATATGTCTTGTATACCGAAGGCACTAATCTGGAAGATGCATTGGCGATAGAAGGAGTAGACCCGAATCGAATCCACACAAATCACCTACGAGAAATTCTCGAAGTTCTTGGAATCGAAGCTACAAGGAACGGAATAATCAAAGAAGCACTAGCAGTTCTTGACGAGCAGGGTATGGACGTTGATGTACGCCATATCATCTTGGTGGCTGACATGATGACCCATTCTGGTGAAATTCAACAAATTGGCCGCCATGGAATATCGGGACAAAAACACAGCACACTCGCCCGAGCTGCTTTCGAAGTCACAATCAAGCATCTGCTTGGTGCAGGTATCGCTGGTACTAGAGATCCCCTTGATGGTATCACCGAGAACGTGATTTTGGGTCAGCTTATTCCACTTGGAACTGGTTCAATTGATCTACTGATGAACCCTCAAGCATCGAATTCATAG
- a CDS encoding DNA-directed RNA polymerase subunit A', whose amino-acid sequence MSFNQTPTKKIDAIEFGLLSPEDIRKMSVAQIVVADTYDEDGYPIESGIMDQRLGVIDPGQRCRTCGNRVGNCPGHFGHIELARPVMHEGYAKKIYKVLRATCGECNRVLLTPDEIDYFKHEIKTYPKTSQRYEDLIKDALKRGNKLKKGKVCPHCAADQHKLKLEKPTSIYEVTEQGSVRLTPIDIRAILENIPDDDYRLMGIDPEAARLEWAILTVLPVPPVTVRPSITLESGVRSEDDLSHKLIDIIRINQRLRENLDAGAPQLIVEDLWELLQYHVTTYFDNSVSGIPPARHRSGRALRTLSQRLKGKEGRFRSNLSGKRVDFSARTVISPDPNLSMNEVGVPEQVAKILTIPQRVTDWNLEDMKELVIRGPDRHPGANYLIRSDGRRVDLRFVKDRTIIADTIEPGFVIERHLADGDIVLFNRQPSLHRMSIMAHEVRVVPYRTFRLSLFVCPPYNADFDGDEMNLHVPQSEEARAEARVLMRVQEQILSPRYGGPIIGALQDYISAAFLLTRKSSLYTRNQVNQLLATSGYEADIPEPAIKAPVNLWTGKQIFSMFIPEGINISFTANICRNCNVCTAEECEYDAYVVVRDGNLEYGVVDEKAFGAGEPDSLFHRIVKEEGSTAARKFIDSVGRLLVRLITNRGFTMGLDDVTLPEEASRRIQVILDEANEKVNQLIETYQRGELDANPGQTVLETLEQRIMATLAEARDSAGEVAGQHLGLDNSAVIMAQTGARGSRLNLSQMAAVVGQQAVRGERISRGYVGRTLPHFKAGDLGARARGFVSSSYKRGLDPIEYWFHAAGGREGLVDTAVRTSTSGYMQRRLMTALQDLKVETDGTVRTAPGRIVQFKFGDDGVDPSKSDHGRSVNIDIELEKVLGKGRMEEGR is encoded by the coding sequence ATGTCTTTTAATCAAACACCAACCAAGAAAATCGACGCAATCGAGTTCGGGCTGCTTAGCCCAGAAGATATCCGCAAGATGTCAGTTGCTCAGATTGTGGTAGCCGATACCTATGACGAAGACGGCTACCCAATCGAATCTGGAATCATGGATCAGCGACTTGGCGTAATTGATCCAGGACAACGGTGTCGAACATGTGGGAACCGTGTTGGTAACTGTCCTGGCCACTTTGGTCATATTGAACTTGCTAGACCGGTTATGCACGAAGGATATGCAAAGAAAATCTACAAAGTACTCCGTGCAACATGTGGAGAATGCAATAGGGTTCTTCTTACCCCTGATGAGATTGATTATTTCAAACACGAAATTAAGACGTATCCAAAGACAAGCCAGCGCTATGAAGACTTGATTAAAGATGCTCTTAAGCGTGGAAACAAGCTCAAGAAGGGTAAAGTATGCCCACATTGCGCAGCAGACCAGCATAAGCTCAAATTGGAGAAACCCACTTCCATTTACGAAGTTACCGAACAAGGTTCAGTCAGACTTACACCTATTGATATTCGCGCTATTCTTGAAAACATCCCTGATGACGATTATCGTCTGATGGGTATCGATCCTGAAGCTGCCCGACTTGAATGGGCAATATTGACCGTTCTGCCTGTTCCTCCTGTCACAGTAAGACCATCAATTACCCTTGAATCTGGTGTACGCAGTGAGGATGATCTGAGCCATAAGCTCATCGACATAATTAGAATCAATCAGCGGCTCAGAGAGAATCTCGATGCAGGAGCCCCTCAACTCATCGTTGAGGATTTGTGGGAACTTCTACAGTATCATGTGACAACCTACTTCGATAATAGTGTAAGCGGAATTCCTCCTGCCCGACATCGGTCAGGACGAGCGCTTAGAACCCTATCTCAGAGACTAAAGGGCAAGGAAGGTCGATTCAGATCGAACCTATCCGGGAAACGGGTAGATTTCTCTGCACGGACAGTAATCTCCCCGGACCCGAATCTCAGTATGAACGAGGTTGGGGTTCCTGAACAAGTTGCGAAAATCCTCACAATCCCTCAGAGAGTAACGGATTGGAATCTTGAAGATATGAAGGAACTTGTTATTCGAGGACCGGACAGGCACCCAGGTGCAAATTACCTCATTAGATCTGATGGGCGTAGGGTTGACTTACGTTTCGTCAAGGATCGAACCATAATTGCTGATACTATAGAACCCGGTTTCGTAATCGAGAGGCATCTGGCTGATGGAGACATTGTCCTGTTCAATCGGCAACCTTCACTGCACAGAATGTCAATAATGGCCCACGAAGTGCGGGTGGTGCCTTACCGAACATTCCGATTATCACTTTTTGTGTGTCCCCCTTACAACGCGGACTTCGATGGTGACGAGATGAACCTTCACGTACCTCAGTCTGAAGAGGCTCGGGCAGAAGCGAGGGTTCTAATGAGAGTACAAGAACAAATACTTTCTCCACGATACGGTGGACCCATTATTGGTGCTCTGCAGGACTACATATCTGCTGCATTTCTGCTGACTCGGAAATCAAGTCTTTATACTCGCAATCAAGTCAATCAGCTGCTAGCGACCTCTGGCTATGAAGCTGACATTCCAGAGCCTGCCATCAAGGCCCCCGTCAATCTATGGACTGGAAAGCAAATCTTTAGCATGTTTATTCCTGAAGGCATTAACATTTCATTCACGGCAAACATATGCAGGAATTGTAATGTGTGTACGGCAGAGGAATGCGAGTATGATGCATACGTTGTTGTACGCGATGGGAACCTAGAATATGGTGTTGTAGATGAGAAAGCATTTGGTGCTGGTGAACCTGATTCTCTCTTCCACAGAATTGTGAAAGAGGAAGGCTCCACTGCTGCTAGGAAATTCATCGACTCCGTAGGTCGACTTCTTGTGCGCCTCATTACTAATCGAGGTTTCACAATGGGTCTTGATGATGTAACTCTTCCCGAAGAAGCTTCCCGACGGATTCAAGTTATCTTGGATGAAGCCAATGAGAAGGTCAATCAACTCATCGAAACGTATCAGCGCGGCGAGCTCGATGCGAACCCCGGTCAAACTGTTCTTGAGACTTTAGAGCAGCGTATCATGGCAACTCTTGCAGAAGCTCGTGATTCCGCAGGTGAAGTGGCAGGGCAGCATCTAGGGTTGGACAATTCTGCTGTAATCATGGCACAGACGGGAGCTAGGGGCTCTCGACTAAACCTCTCTCAGATGGCTGCGGTTGTAGGACAACAAGCCGTTCGTGGTGAACGAATCAGCCGAGGATATGTCGGCAGAACATTACCGCATTTCAAAGCTGGAGATTTGGGTGCGCGCGCACGAGGATTCGTATCATCCAGCTATAAACGGGGCCTAGATCCTATTGAATACTGGTTCCACGCTGCAGGAGGGAGAGAGGGCCTTGTAGACACTGCAGTTCGTACCTCAACATCAGGATACATGCAGCGCAGGTTGATGACAGCTCTTCAGGACTTGAAAGTTGAGACTGATGGTACTGTGAGAACAGCCCCAGGTAGAATCGTCCAGTTCAAATTTGGTGATGACGGTGTTGATCCAAGTAAGTCGGACCACGGAAGAAGCGTAAACATTGACATTGAGCTAGAGAAGGTTTTGGGAAAAGGTAGGATGGAAGAAGGGAGGTAG
- a CDS encoding DNA-directed RNA polymerase subunit B, with translation MAALDAKERGNYWPVIEAFFDYYGLVGQHLNSFNRFVNEELQKVVDDIGKITPKVEDYHVELGDVTVQEPSIREADGSEHPLYPNEARIRDLTYAAKLYLEMTPVRKDGSVSTRMETLRIYVGDLPIMLRSEKCLLHGMSDEELIEHGEDPKDPGGYFIINGSERVLVTQEDLAPNRILIEEASKSSSNTHVAKVFSTSRGFRAPASIERKRTGELRASFPSVPGKIPLAILLKALGLESDREIVDVISDDDEIRNELIVTIEQSAPINADRDDPEASTKDNALDYIGKRVAVGQTKEYRLSRAEKVLDRYLLPHVGTDPENRLQKAYYLGQMIERLLELVLGKRKADDKDHYANKRLKLSGDLLMSLFRVALYSLNRDIKYQLERTATRGRKPNIRTAVRADVITQRLKHALATGNWVGGKAGVSQLLDRTNYISSLSHLRRVVSPLSRSQPHFEARDLHSTHWGKICPNETPEGPNCGLVKNIAMMAYISVGTDEDPIERVLLQADVEPIESLKGKRGQKWADVFLNGRLIGVHAAPKVLAKTMRQKRQAGEIDSETNVAYYENTHEVQVNCDAGRVRRPLIVVENGKSRLTKEHLRMVMDGEWQFQDLMRNGLVEFLDAEEEENALIAMYPDDIGPDTTHLEIEPSTILGISAALIPFAERNQSPRNVYMAGMAKQSIGVPSSNFNHRADTRSHFFHYPQIPLVTTRAMDSIGYEDRPAGQNVVMAILSFEGYNIEDALIMNKASIDRGLSRSTFCRVYDSEERKYPGGQEDRFEIPERSVRGYRASEAYRNLGEDGIIETEVEVQGGDVLIGRTSPPRFLEEYSEFEITSPNRRETSVAVRHGESGVVDNVILTETIDGNRLVKVKVRDLRVPELGDKYASRHGQKGVLGYLAPQEDLPFTEQGIVPDMVLNPHAIPSRMTIGQILEMIAGKASSVEGRQKDATPFCGVTEEELFETLKEHGFQHNGRETMYSGVTGEKLKTDIFLGVIYYQKLHHMVADKIHARARGPVQILTRQPTEGRAREGGLRFGEMERDVLIGHGAAMLLKGRLLEESDRSTMLVCEECGLIGVYDRNRDSYYCPICGSDAKVSRVVVSYAFKLLCQEMMSLGLAPRLRLKELI, from the coding sequence ATGGCTGCATTAGACGCAAAAGAACGTGGAAATTACTGGCCGGTTATTGAGGCTTTCTTCGACTACTACGGCCTGGTGGGTCAGCATCTTAACTCATTCAACAGGTTTGTCAACGAAGAGTTACAGAAAGTGGTCGACGACATTGGGAAGATTACGCCCAAGGTTGAGGACTATCATGTAGAGCTTGGTGATGTAACCGTACAAGAACCCTCAATTAGAGAAGCTGATGGAAGCGAGCATCCGCTTTATCCAAATGAAGCTAGAATCCGGGATTTGACCTATGCGGCCAAGTTGTATCTCGAGATGACACCGGTCAGGAAAGATGGCTCTGTATCAACTAGAATGGAAACGCTCCGGATTTATGTTGGCGATCTTCCAATCATGCTTCGAAGTGAGAAATGTCTGCTACACGGGATGTCAGATGAAGAACTTATCGAACATGGTGAAGATCCCAAGGATCCTGGAGGTTACTTCATAATTAACGGTTCTGAGCGGGTACTGGTTACCCAGGAAGATCTTGCACCAAATAGGATTCTAATTGAAGAGGCGAGCAAGAGCTCCAGCAACACTCATGTTGCTAAGGTATTTTCGACATCAAGGGGCTTTAGAGCTCCAGCATCAATTGAACGGAAAAGAACCGGAGAACTAAGAGCATCATTCCCCTCAGTTCCAGGTAAGATTCCATTGGCAATATTGCTCAAGGCTCTTGGATTGGAATCCGACAGAGAAATTGTTGATGTCATCTCTGATGATGATGAAATCCGGAATGAGCTTATTGTTACTATTGAACAGTCTGCACCAATAAATGCTGATAGAGACGATCCAGAGGCTTCTACCAAAGACAACGCACTGGACTATATTGGAAAGCGAGTGGCCGTTGGTCAGACAAAGGAATATCGCCTTTCGCGAGCTGAGAAGGTTCTCGACAGATATTTGCTCCCTCACGTTGGGACTGATCCCGAGAATCGTCTCCAGAAGGCTTACTACCTTGGACAGATGATTGAGCGTCTTCTAGAGCTTGTCCTGGGCAAGCGTAAGGCTGATGACAAAGACCATTACGCTAACAAGCGACTAAAACTCTCTGGTGACCTTCTGATGTCACTCTTCCGGGTTGCATTGTACTCTTTGAATCGTGACATAAAATATCAACTGGAGCGAACTGCCACACGCGGTAGAAAACCCAATATCAGAACCGCGGTTAGAGCAGATGTTATTACACAACGTCTTAAGCACGCTCTTGCTACCGGAAATTGGGTTGGGGGAAAGGCTGGAGTTTCCCAACTACTAGATCGTACTAACTACATATCTTCCCTATCTCACCTGCGCAGAGTAGTTTCACCGCTTTCACGATCACAACCTCACTTTGAGGCTCGAGACCTTCATTCTACCCATTGGGGGAAGATATGCCCAAATGAGACCCCCGAAGGTCCTAACTGTGGTCTTGTCAAGAATATTGCGATGATGGCGTACATTTCGGTAGGAACCGACGAAGATCCAATCGAACGTGTACTCCTTCAAGCTGATGTTGAACCAATTGAAAGTCTGAAGGGCAAACGGGGCCAGAAATGGGCAGATGTATTTTTGAATGGGCGTCTTATTGGAGTTCATGCTGCTCCTAAGGTGCTAGCAAAAACCATGCGCCAAAAAAGACAAGCTGGCGAAATCGACTCAGAGACTAACGTCGCATATTATGAAAACACACATGAAGTTCAAGTGAACTGTGATGCTGGCAGGGTTAGACGACCACTAATAGTAGTAGAGAATGGCAAGAGCCGTTTGACCAAAGAACATCTCAGAATGGTAATGGATGGAGAATGGCAGTTTCAAGACTTGATGCGAAACGGACTCGTAGAATTCTTGGACGCAGAGGAGGAAGAGAATGCCCTCATTGCAATGTATCCCGATGATATTGGGCCTGATACAACCCACTTGGAGATTGAACCGTCAACTATCCTTGGTATATCCGCAGCTTTGATACCTTTCGCTGAACGAAATCAGTCTCCACGTAACGTATACATGGCCGGTATGGCCAAGCAATCAATAGGTGTCCCCTCGTCAAATTTTAATCATCGTGCTGATACCCGCTCTCATTTCTTCCACTATCCGCAGATTCCCTTGGTCACGACAAGAGCTATGGATTCGATAGGTTATGAAGACCGCCCAGCAGGTCAGAACGTGGTCATGGCGATTCTGTCATTTGAAGGCTACAATATCGAAGATGCTTTGATTATGAACAAGGCCTCAATTGACAGAGGTTTGAGCAGAAGTACATTCTGTCGAGTATACGATAGCGAGGAACGGAAGTATCCTGGCGGTCAGGAAGATCGATTTGAAATACCTGAGAGAAGCGTGCGCGGATACCGAGCATCTGAAGCTTATCGCAATCTCGGTGAAGATGGTATTATTGAAACAGAAGTTGAAGTTCAAGGTGGTGATGTTCTTATTGGACGAACTTCACCTCCACGATTCCTTGAAGAATATTCAGAGTTCGAGATTACTTCACCAAATAGACGTGAAACCTCTGTTGCTGTAAGACACGGTGAGTCAGGAGTCGTAGATAACGTAATTCTAACTGAGACAATTGATGGAAATCGTCTTGTGAAGGTTAAGGTGCGGGATCTAAGGGTCCCAGAGCTTGGTGACAAATACGCTTCCCGTCATGGCCAGAAAGGAGTTCTTGGATATCTGGCTCCCCAGGAAGATTTGCCTTTCACAGAGCAGGGTATTGTTCCAGATATGGTTCTTAACCCCCATGCTATTCCTTCGAGAATGACCATTGGACAAATCCTCGAAATGATTGCTGGAAAAGCGTCTTCAGTCGAAGGTCGACAGAAAGATGCTACTCCCTTCTGCGGAGTGACAGAGGAAGAGCTATTTGAAACCCTCAAGGAACATGGATTCCAGCATAATGGCCGCGAGACCATGTACTCTGGAGTAACGGGTGAAAAGCTCAAGACCGATATTTTTCTCGGAGTAATCTATTATCAGAAACTCCATCACATGGTTGCGGACAAAATCCATGCTCGTGCACGAGGCCCTGTACAGATTCTCACTAGGCAGCCAACGGAAGGTCGTGCTCGCGAAGGAGGTCTTCGTTTTGGAGAGATGGAACGAGATGTACTTATCGGACATGGTGCTGCAATGCTTCTCAAAGGTCGTCTCCTTGAGGAATCAGACAGGAGCACAATGCTTGTCTGTGAAGAATGCGGCCTGATTGGCGTATATGACCGTAACCGTGATAGCTACTACTGCCCGATTTGCGGTTCGGATGCAAAGGTAAGTAGAGTTGTTGTATCATATGCTTTCAAATTGCTCTGCCAAGAAATGATGTCGCTAGGGCTTGCACCCCGACTAAGGCTAAAGGAGTTGATCTAG
- a CDS encoding DinB family protein, with the protein MIDCIQLLFEHNIKCRKPLLSAIERNLSEDDFTRNLGVGHSSIRNILVHIVNSESYWIDEVLSRKERKFYDPDGISRVNDVRGLFEEREEKTQEYLSNLIVNDLQNVETVIWDGVTNNFTVAKALLHVATHETHHRGLIIGLIRKRDGQPPDVNIL; encoded by the coding sequence ATGATTGACTGCATACAGCTTCTATTCGAACATAATATCAAATGCAGGAAGCCACTTCTATCCGCCATAGAAAGAAATCTTTCTGAAGATGACTTCACACGAAACCTAGGAGTCGGGCATTCATCAATTCGGAATATCTTGGTTCATATCGTTAATAGCGAGTCGTACTGGATTGATGAAGTCCTCAGCAGGAAAGAAAGGAAGTTTTACGATCCAGATGGGATTTCACGCGTTAATGATGTAAGGGGTTTGTTTGAAGAGAGGGAAGAAAAGACACAGGAATATCTTTCGAACCTGATAGTAAATGACCTACAGAATGTGGAGACCGTTATTTGGGATGGCGTAACCAACAACTTTACAGTTGCTAAGGCGTTATTACATGTAGCTACGCATGAAACTCACCATCGTGGTCTGATAATAGGACTCATCAGGAAACGCGATGGGCAACCACCGGATGTAAATATACTCTGA
- a CDS encoding SIS domain-containing protein, with product MTEFLDACYEAITKQKAAIGDTIDNVDTSAASIVSGSEIVVLTGCGDSLAVAEYGKWAFLSQGINALVVSPPEVERLSLDDASALIAVSASGRSLTTIDALRKAGEMGASSILLTDNPEGSAAEHAETVWVTKSHVTSHDISPSSPTTTAMAYLLTIANSIESGYDEDLADDVKVLKSDAEQILVWAEEEGKKMAQIINPGSRLYLISEGPNYVAAQIGMCKVNEYSLTFASTILTEEFRHHYVLAVEEGDSAIVVSDSNRNMVPYMKALNDVLGIQAYHLKVDDELDLSTSLSQVFPNSIALQMAAYYAVLHHHPDKKGWKKSNVSAFEIY from the coding sequence ATGACAGAATTCCTCGATGCGTGCTACGAAGCAATTACCAAACAGAAAGCCGCAATTGGAGATACCATCGATAACGTAGATACTTCAGCAGCTTCCATCGTATCAGGTAGTGAGATAGTTGTTCTCACGGGGTGCGGAGACTCCTTGGCCGTAGCAGAATACGGAAAATGGGCATTCCTGAGCCAAGGTATCAATGCACTTGTTGTATCGCCACCAGAAGTCGAACGATTGTCTCTTGATGATGCATCTGCATTGATTGCCGTGTCTGCTTCAGGTCGAAGCCTCACGACTATAGATGCACTTCGCAAAGCAGGTGAGATGGGCGCTTCCAGCATTCTTCTAACTGATAACCCGGAAGGGAGTGCAGCAGAACATGCTGAGACTGTCTGGGTGACGAAATCTCACGTTACATCCCATGATATCAGTCCCTCTTCACCGACTACAACTGCAATGGCATATTTGTTGACAATAGCAAATAGCATTGAAAGCGGATATGACGAAGATTTGGCTGATGATGTTAAGGTTCTCAAATCAGATGCCGAACAGATTCTTGTATGGGCTGAAGAAGAAGGAAAGAAGATGGCACAAATCATCAATCCAGGTAGTCGATTGTATCTGATATCGGAAGGGCCCAACTACGTAGCTGCTCAAATTGGCATGTGTAAGGTAAACGAATATTCGCTTACGTTTGCATCCACGATTCTCACAGAGGAATTTCGACATCATTACGTCTTGGCAGTAGAAGAAGGCGATTCTGCAATCGTAGTTTCTGATTCCAACAGAAATATGGTGCCATACATGAAGGCCCTGAATGACGTGCTTGGAATTCAAGCGTACCACCTCAAGGTTGATGATGAGTTGGATCTATCTACATCGCTTTCTCAGGTTTTTCCTAACAGTATAGCTTTGCAAATGGCCGCGTACTATGCTGTTTTGCACCATCATCCAGATAAGAAGGGGTGGAAAAAGTCCAATGTTTCAGCTTTCGAGATATACTAG